One window from the genome of Oncorhynchus gorbuscha isolate QuinsamMale2020 ecotype Even-year linkage group LG14, OgorEven_v1.0, whole genome shotgun sequence encodes:
- the LOC123995966 gene encoding globoside alpha-1,3-N-acetylgalactosaminyltransferase 1-like: MLVVAQGCWWWPKVAGGGPRLLVVAQGCWWWPKVAGGGPRLLVVAQGCWWWPKVAGGGPRWLVEAQDGWWRTKMAGGGPRYVRFLRDFLETAEKHFMVDFNVRYYVFTDRPDDVPSVNLSQGRHLSVIQVPGSNRWQEISARRMEIIQTAIERQISREADYVFCLDVDSKFHARWGAESLGRLVAAIHPWFYQATRDQFTYERRPASTAYIPMDEGDYYYAGALFGGFVEDVYTLTKVCRNQLEEDARNSIEAAWQEESHLNRYLLYNKPSKLLSPEYQWDDKKTNTIEVKIIRFSSVIKNYAEIRPNV; the protein is encoded by the exons ATGCTGGTGGTGGCCCAAGGTTGCTGGTGGTGGCCCAAGGTTGCTGGTGGCGGCCCAAGGTTGCTGGTGGTGGCCCAAGGTTGCTGGTGGTGGCCCAAGGTTGCTGGTGGTGGCCCAAGGTTGCTGGTGGTGGCCCAAGGTTGCTGGTGGTGGCCCAAGGTTGCTGGTGGTGGACCAAGATGGCTGGTGGAGGCCCAAGATGGCTGGTGGAGGACCAAGATGGCTGGTGGAGGACCAAG ATACGTCCGCTTTCTCCGAGATTTCCTGGAGACAGCAGAGAAGCACTTCATGGTCGACTTCAACGTGCGCTACTACGTTTTCACAGATCGTCCCGACGATGTTCCCTCAGTGAACCTGTCTCAGGGGAGACATTTAAGTGTGATCCAGGTGCCAGGTTCAAACCGCTGGCAGGAGATATCGGCCCGGAGGATGGAGATCATCCAGACAGCCATCGAACGTCAGATCAGCAGGGAGGCTGACTACGTCTTCTGTCTGGACGTGGACAGCAAGTTCCACGCTCGCTGGGGAGCCGAGTCTCTGGGCAGGCTGGTTGCTGCGATTCACCCATGGTTCTACCAGGCGACCCGTGACCAATTCACATACGAACGGCGTCCAGCCTCGACAGCCTACATCCCCATGGATGAGGGAGATTACTACTATGCCGGGGCCCTGTTTGGAGGATTCGTGGAGGATGTGTACACACTAACAAAGGTATGCCGGAACCAGCTTGAAGAGGACGCGAGGAATTCCATCGAGGCTGCCTGGCAGGAGGAGAGTCACCTCAACAGGTACCTGCTTTACAACAAGCCCAGCAAGCTGTTGTCTCCAGAGTACCAGTGGGATGACAAGAAGACCAATACCATAGAGGTCAAAATCATTCGCTTTTCTTCTGTCATTAAAAACTATGCTGAAATTCGTCCCAATGTATAG